One window of Pecten maximus unplaced genomic scaffold, xPecMax1.1, whole genome shotgun sequence genomic DNA carries:
- the LOC117318279 gene encoding signal-regulatory protein beta-1-like, with protein sequence MLSVNVDNVLAAPSTPTISSPTVNTIKEGPVNFTCETVGGSPTPTVKWYKNNVLVDQTYFTDSSSGVSVSKNVYSTNIQFSDKNTAFRCEVENSATTTPLTVSKTFTDIYVPPSDTVLQGSSSGTANVSQSWTCFTNRSYPVPSFSWKLDSNSILSGISTAISQNTDTTYFTMSILTYTPVSADNGKVLMCEIEHSQTLSSSIQETLTLQIAGKKNHFFKSSKPIIKFIENI encoded by the exons atgttgtcTGTCAATGTTGATAACGTTTTAGCTGCGCCCAGTACCCCTACAATTTCTAGTCCGACTGTCAATACGATTAAAGAGGGCCCTGTGAACTTCACCTGTGAAACTGTTGGTGGAAGCCCTACCCCAACTGTCAAGTGGTACAAGAACAATGTACTTGTGGACCAAACATACTTTACGGATTCCTCGTCAGGTGTCTCTGTCAGTAAAAATGTTTACAGCACAAATATTCAATTCAGTGACAAAAATACTGCGTTCAGATGTGAAGTGGAGAATTCAGCCACTACGACACCATTGACTGTATCGAAGACGTTCACCGACATCTATG TCCCTCCTTCCGATACCGTGCTTCAGGGAAGCTCCTCTGGAACAGCGAATGTCAGTCAGTCATGGACTTGTTTTACAAATCGGTCGTATCCAGTTCCCTCCTTCTCATGGAAGTTAGATTCCAACTCTATTTTATCTGGTATTTCCACGGCCATATCTCAGAACACTGATACAACTTATTTTACAATGAGTATACTGACATACACACCAGTATCGGCAGACAACGGCAAAGTCCTCATGTGCGAGATTGAACATTCGCAAACACTTTCCTCTTCTATTCAGGAAACATTAACGCTTCAAATCGCGGGTAAGAAAAATCACTTCTTTAAATCAAGCAAGCCAATTATCAAATTCATTGAGAATATAtag